A DNA window from Aminiphilus circumscriptus DSM 16581 contains the following coding sequences:
- the pilM gene encoding type IV pilus biogenesis protein PilM, giving the protein MAYSFFGGKESRTALSIEGDGLRYLEIERRGGVFRVLSNLIQPLPPGTVQQELLGDPTKLLSALEELRARRGRGFILPVYVGLPSRDVMLRVVELPRMNPEDAREAFRWEFDKYFPFSVTEAVYDTCPVEHPEEGSGENMRLLVAAARLRLVELLLEACENAGMSVAGLEPALAGLLRTFSGPIPSAEGGFLCLSVGRLSSHVVVGYRTSGLLFRTLLVGAESSMGFDEALRSLAREVGSTITFATGQFRNLVVDRVLVCSTAVTRENSLAFLAESLPQVAVHPFSLWDTWGLEEVPEEASGWETAFGLAVKDFA; this is encoded by the coding sequence GTGGCCTATTCCTTCTTTGGCGGAAAGGAATCGAGAACAGCCCTCTCGATCGAGGGGGATGGCTTGCGCTATCTCGAGATCGAGAGGCGAGGCGGAGTCTTTCGCGTTCTGTCGAACCTGATTCAGCCGCTCCCTCCGGGAACAGTGCAGCAGGAACTGTTGGGAGATCCGACGAAACTGCTTTCCGCCTTGGAGGAGCTGCGTGCCCGAAGAGGGCGCGGTTTCATTCTTCCCGTTTACGTTGGGCTTCCCTCCCGGGATGTGATGCTCCGGGTGGTGGAGCTGCCCAGGATGAATCCCGAGGACGCCCGGGAGGCCTTCCGGTGGGAGTTCGACAAGTATTTCCCTTTCTCTGTGACCGAGGCGGTGTACGATACGTGTCCCGTGGAGCATCCCGAGGAGGGGAGCGGCGAGAACATGAGGCTCCTCGTTGCCGCCGCTCGGTTGCGTCTGGTGGAGCTGCTCCTGGAGGCCTGCGAGAATGCGGGCATGTCCGTCGCGGGGTTGGAGCCCGCTCTCGCGGGGCTGTTGAGGACCTTCTCTGGGCCGATTCCCTCCGCTGAGGGGGGCTTTTTGTGTCTTTCCGTCGGACGGCTGAGCAGCCACGTCGTCGTGGGTTACCGGACCTCGGGCCTTCTCTTTCGAACGCTTCTCGTGGGGGCCGAGAGTTCCATGGGGTTCGACGAGGCGCTCCGCTCTCTCGCCCGGGAGGTGGGATCCACCATCACCTTCGCGACGGGACAGTTCCGGAATCTCGTCGTGGATCGGGTGCTTGTATGCAGTACCGCCGTGACCCGGGAGAATTCCCTGGCGTTTCTCGCGGAATCACTTCCGCAGGTGGCCGTTCACCCCTTTTCCCTCTGGGATACATGGGGTCTTGAAGAGGTGCCCGAGGAGGCCAGCGGTTGGGAGACCGCCTTCGGCCTCGCGGTGAAGGATTTTGCATGA
- a CDS encoding PilN domain-containing protein, whose product MSVRFDLRPEKYRSKAQKRQSGRPGLMLAALFAVYLSLSLGNTLLGSFRLESLRNEAASVSERMFSLERQAKELDRELQRLQQQEKLHAEVLSMVREDIPSLEFLAALEASLPGTVWVDRISIRPGRADAEGYAYSEGDVVVFGNALARATVVREVSLPVTSGVVRDGRRCVRFSLSCSLADLASLGDSAGGE is encoded by the coding sequence ATGAGTGTCCGTTTCGATCTGAGGCCGGAGAAATATCGAAGCAAAGCCCAGAAGCGGCAGTCGGGCCGGCCCGGGCTGATGCTCGCCGCCCTTTTCGCGGTGTATCTTTCGCTCTCCCTCGGAAACACACTGCTTGGCTCTTTCCGGCTGGAGTCCCTCAGGAATGAGGCGGCCTCCGTCTCGGAACGGATGTTTTCTCTGGAGCGACAGGCGAAAGAACTCGATAGGGAGTTGCAGCGACTGCAGCAGCAGGAAAAACTCCACGCGGAGGTGCTCTCCATGGTGCGCGAGGACATTCCCTCCCTGGAATTTCTGGCGGCCCTCGAGGCATCCCTTCCCGGAACGGTGTGGGTGGATCGGATCTCCATCCGCCCCGGTCGTGCGGATGCCGAGGGATACGCCTATTCCGAGGGGGACGTGGTGGTCTTCGGCAATGCCCTGGCCAGAGCGACGGTGGTGCGGGAGGTAAGTCTTCCCGTCACCAGCGGTGTTGTCCGGGACGGGCGGCGGTGCGTGCGTTTCAGTCTGTCCTGTTCGCTCGCCGACCTCGCCTCGCTGGGCGATTCCGCCGGAGGGGAATGA
- a CDS encoding secretin N-terminal domain-containing protein — translation MGGQAYGTSDGGMTVNPRSERRGGALVWTCRLLRDLLWGLGMLWGVLTAVPASASIVLPVFEGIEANQGGNMLILEVKGTALPLPVVRGEESGRITLFWPGVSLPAGGWERVYSLPMLDRISLLQEERGLRMDVESPLPLSLKAPEGVPPLRRVSLFFSPASYRPQGPSPTPPPPAPAAGDPLQRTTPVTIDVRDMELRSVFLMLGRMTKCNIVCDPSLPTESVTLSLKDVPFNQAMNYLLRMYDIRYALVGNTILVGKRENLARTLGRETTRVFRIGYGDPKTLPALVQGLVDVQKVVVDERLRELYVTASPEILDEVARFLERIDHPGRQVMVQARIIQVAKSDSDEVEASLSAVYKHWYFTYGPGGGVIGYIDSNKPDRYDPDYDDDELLRPPEGIEPENIMKNTMRMLDGGLRAVTAKGNSNVLAQPTVIAVDGEKAVVRLTQQIKYVSGRDDAGNPTYGDVEAGPTLEIVPIIGREGMITLAMKLATGDVTFKESSNFQVPESNKQEVETRVRVRNGEPFVVGGLFDTRRSENVSKIPILGDLPLLGTLFRTTSKSERTTEVIMVIVPYILDIPEGGIESTEIRRSSTP, via the coding sequence ATGGGCGGGCAGGCGTATGGAACTTCGGATGGAGGAATGACGGTGAATCCCAGGAGCGAACGCCGCGGCGGGGCGCTTGTCTGGACGTGTCGCCTTCTCCGCGATCTTCTCTGGGGTCTGGGAATGCTTTGGGGTGTTTTGACCGCCGTCCCGGCTTCGGCGTCGATTGTTCTTCCGGTCTTCGAGGGAATCGAGGCGAATCAGGGGGGTAACATGCTCATCCTCGAGGTGAAGGGAACGGCACTTCCCCTTCCGGTGGTGCGCGGCGAGGAATCGGGGCGCATCACGCTCTTCTGGCCCGGGGTCTCCCTTCCCGCCGGAGGATGGGAACGTGTCTACAGCCTCCCCATGCTGGACCGGATCTCCCTCTTGCAGGAAGAACGGGGCCTGCGGATGGACGTGGAGTCTCCGCTGCCGCTGTCGCTCAAAGCGCCCGAGGGGGTTCCTCCGCTGCGCCGGGTTTCCCTCTTCTTCTCCCCCGCCTCCTATCGCCCCCAGGGACCGTCGCCAACACCTCCCCCTCCTGCTCCCGCCGCAGGGGATCCCCTCCAGCGGACCACTCCCGTGACGATCGACGTGCGGGACATGGAGCTGCGGAGCGTCTTCCTCATGCTCGGAAGGATGACGAAGTGCAACATCGTCTGCGATCCCTCCCTTCCCACGGAGTCCGTGACGCTCAGCCTGAAGGATGTCCCCTTCAACCAGGCCATGAACTACCTGCTTCGCATGTACGACATCCGCTACGCCCTGGTGGGGAACACCATTCTGGTGGGCAAGCGGGAGAATCTGGCCCGGACCCTTGGGCGGGAGACCACCCGTGTCTTCCGGATCGGCTACGGGGATCCGAAGACGCTTCCCGCGCTGGTCCAGGGGCTTGTGGACGTGCAGAAGGTGGTGGTGGACGAGCGGCTCCGGGAGCTCTACGTCACGGCCTCGCCGGAAATCCTCGATGAGGTGGCGCGCTTCCTCGAGCGCATCGACCATCCGGGGAGGCAGGTCATGGTCCAGGCCAGAATCATCCAGGTCGCCAAGAGCGACAGCGACGAGGTGGAGGCTTCCCTCTCCGCGGTGTACAAGCACTGGTACTTCACCTACGGGCCCGGAGGCGGCGTGATCGGCTACATCGACTCCAACAAACCCGATAGGTACGACCCCGACTACGACGACGACGAGCTTCTCCGGCCCCCCGAGGGCATCGAGCCGGAGAACATCATGAAGAACACCATGCGCATGCTCGACGGAGGGCTCCGGGCCGTCACCGCCAAGGGGAACTCCAACGTGCTCGCCCAGCCGACGGTCATCGCCGTGGACGGCGAGAAGGCAGTGGTACGCCTCACCCAGCAGATCAAGTACGTCTCCGGGAGGGACGACGCGGGAAACCCCACCTACGGCGACGTGGAGGCGGGCCCCACCCTGGAGATCGTCCCCATCATCGGCCGTGAGGGGATGATCACCCTTGCCATGAAGCTCGCCACGGGAGACGTAACCTTTAAGGAAAGTTCCAACTTCCAGGTTCCCGAGTCGAACAAGCAGGAGGTGGAAACCCGGGTGCGGGTCCGCAACGGCGAGCCCTTCGTGGTGGGCGGTCTTTTCGACACCCGTCGCAGCGAGAACGTGTCGAAGATTCCCATTCTGGGGGACCTACCCCTGCTGGGAACGCTCTTTCGCACCACGAGCAAATCCGAAAGGACCACCGAGGTGATCATGGTCATTGTTCCCTACATCCTGGACATTCCCGAGGGCGGGATCGAGAGCACGGAAATCCGACGTTCGAGCACTCCCTGA